Proteins encoded in a region of the Cytobacillus pseudoceanisediminis genome:
- the cax gene encoding calcium/proton exchanger has protein sequence MTNKVFMVLAFAGVPLSVIGTLMHWSNILLFVIYCITIIALASYMGRATESLAIVTGPRIGGLLNATFGNAVELIISIFALKAGLISVVLASLTGSVLGNLLLVAGLSFFVGGVKYKTQSFNVYDARHNSGLLMFAVIVAFVIPEVFSMTMDEAETITFSIGISVILIALYLAALFFKLVTHRGVYQSKEDDRSSHEEETPEWSKGKAIAVLAISTIAVAYVSENLVHTFEEVGEAFGWTELFIGVVIVAIVGNAAEHASAIIMAYKNKMDIAVEIAVGSTLQVAMFVAPVLVLLSLLFPAAMPLVFTLPELIAMVTAVLLMIVIGNDGETNWFEGATLLAAYVIMGIGFYLL, from the coding sequence ATGACTAATAAAGTTTTCATGGTATTGGCGTTTGCAGGTGTGCCCCTGTCTGTCATCGGAACATTGATGCACTGGTCCAATATTTTGCTGTTTGTGATCTACTGCATCACCATTATCGCATTGGCCAGCTATATGGGAAGGGCGACAGAAAGCCTTGCCATAGTAACCGGCCCCCGAATTGGAGGGCTGCTGAATGCCACCTTTGGAAATGCGGTTGAACTGATCATTTCGATTTTTGCTTTAAAGGCCGGCCTGATTAGTGTTGTTCTTGCCTCACTGACAGGGTCCGTATTGGGAAATTTACTGTTAGTGGCCGGCCTTTCATTTTTCGTTGGAGGAGTTAAATACAAGACCCAGTCCTTTAATGTATATGATGCACGTCATAACTCAGGACTTCTGATGTTTGCCGTCATTGTGGCTTTTGTGATTCCTGAAGTTTTTTCAATGACCATGGATGAAGCTGAAACGATAACTTTCAGCATTGGCATCTCTGTCATATTAATAGCTCTTTATTTAGCGGCTTTGTTCTTCAAACTGGTCACTCACCGGGGCGTTTATCAATCAAAAGAGGATGACAGAAGCTCTCATGAGGAGGAAACTCCGGAGTGGAGCAAAGGAAAAGCCATTGCTGTACTTGCCATTTCTACCATTGCGGTTGCTTATGTATCAGAGAATCTGGTTCACACCTTCGAAGAAGTTGGAGAAGCGTTTGGCTGGACGGAATTGTTTATTGGGGTGGTCATTGTGGCAATCGTGGGAAATGCGGCTGAGCATGCTTCTGCCATCATTATGGCTTATAAAAATAAAATGGATATAGCTGTTGAAATTGCTGTTGGTTCCACGCTGCAGGTTGCGATGTTTGTAGCACCTGTTCTTGTACTGCTTTCATTGCTGTTCCCGGCTGCAATGCCTCTTGTCTTTACATTGCCTGAGTTAATTGCCATGGTGACAGCGGTGCTGCTTATGATTGTCATTGGCAATGATGGGGAAACCAATTGGTTCGAAGGCGCCACTCTGCTGGCAGCTTACGTTATAATGGGAATCGGATTTTATCTTTTATAG
- a CDS encoding OsmC family protein: MEFKMKEEAGFYTDLPFGRLDVAGDEEHGFRPYQLLVASLAVCSGGVLRKIMKKMRMEFEDIEIKTNVERNPEVADRVEKVHIHFIIKGTDLNEAKLHKALELTRKNCSMVRSVEGSIEIEETFELI, from the coding sequence ATGGAATTTAAAATGAAGGAAGAAGCAGGCTTTTATACCGATTTGCCATTTGGACGCCTGGATGTTGCCGGGGATGAAGAGCATGGCTTCAGACCGTACCAGCTGCTTGTCGCTTCGCTGGCTGTGTGCAGCGGGGGTGTTTTGAGGAAAATCATGAAAAAAATGCGCATGGAATTCGAAGACATCGAAATAAAAACCAATGTGGAAAGAAATCCTGAAGTCGCTGATCGTGTAGAGAAAGTACATATTCATTTCATCATAAAAGGAACTGACTTAAATGAAGCGAAACTTCACAAAGCATTGGAATTGACTAGAAAAAATTGTTCAATGGTGCGCTCAGTGGAAGGAAGCATTGAAATAGAAGAGACATTTGAACTTATTTAA
- a CDS encoding MFS transporter, with protein MNKETMRFWILISIVAISGFSQGMLLPLIAIIFENDGISSSLNGLNATGLYIGILLISPFMEYPLRKYGYKPVIILGGLLVVVSLILFPLWKSFWFWFILRLLIGIGDHALHFGTQTWITSFSPENKRGRNISLYGLFFGVGFAVGPLMAPLVKINETMPFVLSSILCLIAWLFLFTLKNDFPEQAIEINSFRETMKRFSKATKYGWVAFLPALGYGFLEASLNGSFPIYGLRIGLEVSSVSLLLTSFAIGGIIFQLPLGIMSDKFGRRNVLMSVLFIGFISFIAASMLEELVFALTVCLFIAGMAVGSTFSLGITYMADLMPKNLLPTGNLLCGVAFSIGSLIGPYFGGLFIELFKSISFFNIISVMLLIIFGAVTLFGNKQQVLEKSQSF; from the coding sequence ATGAATAAAGAAACAATGCGTTTTTGGATTCTCATCAGCATTGTGGCCATTTCAGGTTTCAGTCAGGGAATGCTGCTTCCTTTAATTGCAATTATTTTTGAAAATGACGGCATTTCCTCCAGCTTGAATGGTTTGAATGCAACAGGTTTATACATTGGGATCCTGCTCATCTCTCCTTTTATGGAATATCCATTGCGCAAATACGGCTACAAGCCTGTTATCATACTTGGAGGTTTATTAGTGGTGGTATCTCTCATCCTGTTTCCTCTCTGGAAATCATTTTGGTTTTGGTTCATTCTCCGGCTTTTAATCGGAATTGGCGACCATGCCCTGCACTTTGGCACACAAACATGGATCACATCCTTCTCACCTGAAAACAAGCGCGGCCGGAATATTTCATTATATGGACTTTTCTTCGGGGTGGGTTTTGCAGTAGGTCCATTAATGGCTCCGCTTGTCAAAATTAATGAAACCATGCCGTTTGTCCTTTCTTCCATACTATGTCTAATCGCCTGGCTGTTCTTATTTACATTGAAAAATGACTTCCCTGAACAGGCCATTGAAATCAACTCATTCAGGGAAACAATGAAACGTTTTTCAAAAGCCACAAAATATGGATGGGTTGCCTTCTTGCCTGCACTCGGCTATGGGTTCCTTGAAGCCTCCTTGAACGGCAGCTTCCCTATTTACGGCCTGCGCATAGGACTTGAGGTTTCAAGTGTTTCCCTTCTGCTCACTTCATTTGCAATCGGCGGAATCATATTCCAGCTTCCTTTAGGGATCATGAGTGATAAATTCGGCAGACGCAACGTATTAATGAGTGTTCTTTTTATCGGGTTTATCAGCTTCATCGCCGCAAGCATGCTCGAAGAATTGGTCTTTGCTCTAACAGTTTGCTTATTCATTGCCGGTATGGCAGTCGGATCAACCTTTTCACTTGGCATCACCTATATGGCAGACTTAATGCCTAAAAACCTGCTTCCAACCGGCAATCTCCTATGCGGAGTAGCATTTAGCATTGGCAGCCTGATTGGCCCCTATTTCGGCGGCCTTTTCATTGAATTATTCAAATCCATAAGCTTCTTCAATATTATCAGTGTCATGCTTTTGATTATCTTTGGTGCAGTCACATTGTTTGGGAATAAACAGCAGGTATTGGAAAAGAGCCAGTCATTCTAA
- a CDS encoding heavy metal translocating P-type ATPase, with amino-acid sequence MSMEAKALLKSSTASEENLLEKIKPHAELIAALLSGVLILAGWLLDRSNMEAASIASYLLAFIIGGFAKAKEGIEETIENKELNVEMLMIFAAIGSAIIGYWTEGAILIFIFAVSGALETYTMNKSHKEISSLMELQPEEALRIIDGAEERVHVSELKIGDLILVKPGERVPSDGTIVKGHSSLDEAAITGESLPVSKGADDQVFAGTVNLNGSITVEITKPNNETLFQKIIELVQSAQSEKSPSQLFIEKFEGTYVKVVLAVVVLMMFAPHFLLGWSWTETFYRAMILLVVASPCALVASIMPATLSAISNGAKHGILFKGGVHLENLSHLKAIAFDKTGTLTKGKPEVTDVIIKDGLSREDLLLKVASIESHSNHPLANAIVKYAKETLSESLVRPESIEDVTGFGVKAKVDQDEWKIGKASFVGKTEAKAFAEAAADRMASEGKTIVFVQKNDEVIGLISLKDVVREETKQAIDLLKQQGIYTIMLTGDSQTTAAAIASESHVNEHIAECLPENKVEHLKKLKEKYSNVAMVGDGINDAPALATANVGIAMGEGTDVALETADVVLMKNDLPKIAEAIKLSSRMNRIIKQNVIFSITVIMFLIASNFLQILDLPYGVIGHEGSTILVILNSLRLLRS; translated from the coding sequence ATGAGTATGGAGGCAAAGGCTCTGCTTAAAAGCAGCACTGCATCTGAAGAAAATCTTTTAGAAAAAATCAAACCGCATGCTGAACTGATTGCCGCTCTTCTAAGCGGTGTATTGATTCTGGCAGGCTGGTTATTAGACCGAAGCAATATGGAGGCTGCATCGATTGCCTCTTATCTGCTTGCTTTCATTATAGGCGGCTTTGCGAAAGCAAAAGAAGGTATTGAAGAGACCATTGAGAATAAAGAACTGAATGTTGAAATGCTGATGATTTTTGCTGCGATCGGGTCAGCCATTATCGGGTATTGGACAGAAGGTGCAATCCTGATATTCATCTTCGCCGTCAGCGGCGCTTTAGAAACATACACCATGAACAAGAGCCATAAAGAAATCTCTTCCCTCATGGAACTTCAGCCGGAAGAAGCCCTGAGGATCATAGATGGGGCCGAGGAACGTGTGCATGTTTCTGAGCTGAAGATTGGGGATTTAATCCTGGTGAAACCAGGTGAACGTGTTCCATCAGATGGAACGATTGTAAAAGGCCATTCCTCATTGGACGAGGCAGCCATCACGGGTGAATCACTGCCAGTTTCCAAAGGTGCAGATGACCAGGTATTTGCCGGTACTGTGAATCTGAACGGATCGATTACCGTTGAAATAACAAAACCAAATAATGAAACTCTTTTTCAAAAAATCATTGAGCTGGTCCAATCTGCCCAAAGCGAGAAATCTCCTTCACAGCTTTTCATTGAAAAGTTTGAAGGAACCTATGTCAAAGTGGTTTTGGCTGTTGTCGTTTTAATGATGTTTGCTCCTCACTTTCTTTTAGGATGGAGCTGGACAGAAACCTTTTATCGGGCAATGATTCTGCTTGTCGTCGCTTCACCTTGTGCCCTGGTTGCATCGATCATGCCCGCAACCTTATCCGCTATTTCGAATGGTGCGAAACACGGCATTCTGTTTAAAGGAGGCGTGCACCTCGAAAACTTAAGCCATCTTAAGGCAATCGCCTTTGATAAAACCGGCACCCTGACAAAAGGAAAACCGGAAGTTACCGATGTAATAATCAAGGATGGTCTTTCCAGGGAAGATCTGCTTTTAAAGGTAGCTTCCATTGAGAGTCATTCAAACCACCCGCTTGCAAATGCCATAGTCAAATATGCTAAAGAAACACTATCAGAATCCCTTGTTCGTCCTGAAAGCATTGAAGATGTTACCGGATTTGGAGTCAAAGCCAAAGTTGATCAAGATGAATGGAAAATCGGCAAAGCCTCTTTTGTCGGTAAAACAGAGGCCAAGGCATTTGCAGAAGCTGCTGCCGATCGAATGGCAAGTGAAGGAAAGACTATTGTGTTTGTACAGAAAAATGATGAAGTAATCGGCCTTATTTCCCTCAAGGATGTTGTCCGCGAAGAGACGAAGCAGGCAATAGACCTATTGAAGCAGCAAGGGATTTACACCATCATGCTTACTGGAGACAGCCAGACCACGGCCGCAGCGATTGCCAGCGAAAGCCATGTGAATGAGCATATTGCCGAATGCCTGCCTGAAAACAAAGTGGAGCATTTAAAAAAGCTCAAAGAAAAATACAGCAATGTCGCCATGGTCGGTGACGGAATAAACGATGCCCCTGCCCTTGCAACGGCAAATGTCGGAATTGCCATGGGCGAAGGAACGGATGTAGCGCTTGAAACAGCTGATGTTGTCTTAATGAAAAATGACCTGCCAAAAATTGCCGAAGCCATTAAACTTTCAAGCCGAATGAATCGCATTATCAAACAAAATGTCATCTTTTCTATAACGGTCATTATGTTTTTAATTGCATCCAACTTCCTGCAGATACTTGACCTTCCTTATGGAGTAATCGGCCATGAAGGGTCTACCATTTTAGTTATTTTAAATAGCCTGAGGTTATTGAGATCATAA
- a CDS encoding YihY/virulence factor BrkB family protein: MGRTFSALIPNLWRRVEEDDVFGLAAQLAYFFLLSLFPLLIFLVTLVPYLPITQQDILNVVRDFAPGETMKLIESNIYEITQRNGKLLSFGIIATLWSASNGINAVVKAFNKAYDVKETRHFIIARGMAILLTFAMIFVFVLALLLPVFGRQIGLFISSEFGLSGQFLAIWNMVRWLVSPFILFVVFTGLYWIAPNKKLKCISVVPGAIFATAGWVLSSLAFSYYVSSFGNFSATYGSIGAIIVLMIWFYISGIIIILGGEINAINSKINKEDC, from the coding sequence ATGGGACGAACTTTTTCGGCTCTGATTCCAAACTTATGGAGGAGAGTAGAAGAGGATGACGTGTTTGGACTTGCAGCCCAATTGGCGTATTTCTTTCTCCTCTCTCTTTTTCCACTGCTAATTTTCTTGGTCACACTCGTTCCTTATTTGCCGATCACACAGCAGGATATCTTAAATGTTGTTCGGGATTTTGCACCAGGAGAGACCATGAAGCTTATTGAAAGCAATATCTATGAAATTACGCAAAGAAATGGAAAGCTGCTTTCCTTTGGGATCATCGCTACGCTCTGGTCAGCTTCAAATGGAATCAATGCCGTGGTGAAGGCTTTTAATAAGGCGTATGACGTTAAGGAAACCCGTCATTTTATTATTGCACGAGGGATGGCGATATTACTGACGTTTGCCATGATTTTTGTGTTTGTACTGGCATTGCTCCTTCCTGTTTTCGGAAGACAGATTGGTTTGTTTATTTCTTCAGAATTTGGTTTGTCAGGCCAATTTCTGGCGATATGGAATATGGTCCGCTGGTTAGTGAGTCCATTCATTCTCTTTGTGGTGTTTACAGGGTTATACTGGATTGCCCCAAATAAAAAATTAAAGTGTATAAGTGTTGTACCTGGTGCCATTTTTGCAACAGCCGGCTGGGTGCTGTCATCACTTGCCTTTTCATACTATGTCAGCAGCTTCGGCAATTTTTCCGCGACATATGGAAGCATTGGGGCCATTATCGTGCTTATGATCTGGTTTTACATATCCGGCATTATCATCATTCTTGGCGGGGAAATCAATGCCATCAATTCTAAGATTAATAAAGAGGATTGCTGA
- a CDS encoding YtxH domain-containing protein: protein MGKSLFWKGVLYGALAGGALSLLDKSTRETVFENCRKTSSNVGYYLKHPSEAVNQVKDVSNKVKTAIDQVSEDVAFITGTVEEIREMAPEVTQIVQNTKQAFSDIKLKGSSELPEKSADDSVQIPH from the coding sequence ATGGGGAAATCATTGTTTTGGAAAGGCGTACTATATGGAGCACTTGCAGGCGGTGCGCTAAGCCTTCTTGACAAATCTACAAGGGAAACCGTTTTTGAAAATTGCCGGAAAACGTCCAGCAATGTCGGCTATTACTTAAAGCACCCAAGTGAAGCAGTTAATCAGGTGAAGGATGTTTCCAACAAGGTCAAAACAGCGATTGACCAAGTAAGTGAAGACGTTGCTTTTATTACTGGAACAGTGGAAGAAATAAGAGAAATGGCACCGGAAGTAACACAGATTGTCCAGAATACAAAGCAGGCCTTTTCAGATATTAAGCTGAAGGGATCAAGTGAACTGCCGGAAAAATCTGCTGACGATTCAGTTCAGATTCCGCATTAA